GGTAGCCATCGTCGGTAACACCAACGTGGGGAAAAGTACCCTACTCAACGCTCTGCTAAAAGAGGATCGTGCCATCGTCTCTGATATAGAAGGCACGACCCGCGACGTGATCGAAGATACGATTAACCTTCAGGGAATCACGTTCCGATTTATCGACACGGCAGGCATCCGCCACACTGACGACCGAGTAGAAAATATGGGAATCGAACGTACTTTTTCAAAAATCGAACAAGCCCGTGTCGTGTTATTTTTAATCGATGCAACCAAAGACACGGAACAATTCCTTCCCTATTATACCCAAGTGAAAGAACATCTCGGACCTGATGCCCGCTTGTTAATTCTACTCAACAAGACAGACCAAACAGATGCTGCCGATATTATCTTGTCACAAATCACGTCTCTATCTTCCGGAGAAAAGATTCTCCCGATTGCTGCAAAGACAGGGTATAACCTCAACCACTTGGTAGACGAATTAGTTTCCACGATCAACATAAATGCTCTTCATTCAGGAGATGTTATCGTCAGCAACGCCCGTCATTACGAAGCCCTCACCCATGCCCGCCTTGCCATCGAGCGAGTCATCACTGGACTGGATTCCCATCTTAGTGGTGAGTTTGTATCACAAGACATTCGGGAATGCCTACATTATCTTGGTGAAATCACGGGACAAATCACAACGGATGAGGTTTTGGGAAATATATTTAAGAATTTTTGCATCGGAAAGTAAGATATCATTATTAACTGCAATCAATTAGAACTATTTATAACGAAGTCGCTGATTTTCAGCGGCTTTTTTATTTGCCTAAAATCCGGTTAAGTCCGGTTATATGCACTTTTTCACCATATTTTTCTACCGTATTTCTACCGCGAAACCAATGGGAAGAAATGCCCGATGTCACTATGACGCATTAGTTTACGTGTGTTGACAGTGGTTTACGTGTATTGACATAAAAGAGGCGAAATAAAGCGAAATAACCTCATAAAAATAGAAAAATATGAAAGTAAGAAAAATTTGCCAATGGTGCGGTCAACCATTTATCGCACAAAAGACTACAACGTGTTATTGTAGCCACAGATGTTCATCTCTTGGATATAAAGAAAGAATAAGAGAACGAAAACGTGAACTAAAAAAGATGCAGGAGATTTTAACACCAAAGTCATCTGTAGAAGGTCAGGATTTCTTTTCTTTTGCACAAGCGGCAAAACTTATGGGTGTAACTAGACAGTACATTTATAAACTTGTCAAAGAAAATAAACTTCGTGCATCACGAATCAGTCCCAAGAAATCCATCATCAGAAGAACAGACATCGAGTTAATGTTAAAGACGAAACCTTATGAGCGTATTATTCCTAAAGATGATTTTGACATCACAGAATACTACACCGCTGAGCAGATTGCGGAGAAGTACAAGGTTAAGCCTAAATGGGTTTGGACCTACACCAGAGAGAACAACATTCCCAAGGTAAAGATCCGTCAGTTCAATTATTACAGCAAAAAGCATATTGATGCCGCATTTGCAAAGTATAAAACTGATGAAGCCTTGACTGAATGGTACACTCCCGAAGAGATTCAGGAGAAATATGGAATGACACGAGTTGCTATCCGTTCACAAGTCTATCGTAACAATATCCCATCAAAGAAAGAACATGGGCAAATATTCTATTCCAAAATCCATTTCGATTTATCAAAATCAAGTGAGCAAGAGAGTACAGCTGAATACTACACTGTGCAGGAAGCTATGAAGAAATACAACCTTTCTCGTGATTCTGTATATGGAGTTTTACAATTCCATGAGATTAAAAGAGAGAAGAAAGGTCGTTATGTACGGTTCCTAAAAGTTGATTTTGACCATGTTATGGGAGCTCGAAAGTAACTAATTGCAATTATTTGAAGAAAACAGGAAAATTAACTCTTGCTGAA
The window above is part of the Butyricimonas paravirosa genome. Proteins encoded here:
- the mnmE gene encoding tRNA uridine-5-carboxymethylaminomethyl(34) synthesis GTPase MnmE; amino-acid sequence: MNDQSVICAIATAPGMGAIAVIRLSGKGCIEICDRVFVSPSGKKLTDVRPNTIHFGKLYDGKELIDEVLISVFHAPHSFTGEDSIEISCHGSVYIQQRILQLLISSGARLAAPGEFTQRAFLNGKMDLSQAEAVADLIASSSAAAHSMALSQMRGGFSDELMKLRMELLHITSLLELELDFSEEDVEFADRSELRGIAVGIDTLISRLCASFSLGNVIKNGIPVAIVGNTNVGKSTLLNALLKEDRAIVSDIEGTTRDVIEDTINLQGITFRFIDTAGIRHTDDRVENMGIERTFSKIEQARVVLFLIDATKDTEQFLPYYTQVKEHLGPDARLLILLNKTDQTDAADIILSQITSLSSGEKILPIAAKTGYNLNHLVDELVSTININALHSGDVIVSNARHYEALTHARLAIERVITGLDSHLSGEFVSQDIRECLHYLGEITGQITTDEVLGNIFKNFCIGK
- a CDS encoding helix-turn-helix domain-containing protein, with amino-acid sequence MKVRKICQWCGQPFIAQKTTTCYCSHRCSSLGYKERIRERKRELKKMQEILTPKSSVEGQDFFSFAQAAKLMGVTRQYIYKLVKENKLRASRISPKKSIIRRTDIELMLKTKPYERIIPKDDFDITEYYTAEQIAEKYKVKPKWVWTYTRENNIPKVKIRQFNYYSKKHIDAAFAKYKTDEALTEWYTPEEIQEKYGMTRVAIRSQVYRNNIPSKKEHGQIFYSKIHFDLSKSSEQESTAEYYTVQEAMKKYNLSRDSVYGVLQFHEIKREKKGRYVRFLKVDFDHVMGARK